One Salvelinus fontinalis isolate EN_2023a chromosome 11, ASM2944872v1, whole genome shotgun sequence DNA window includes the following coding sequences:
- the LOC129865320 gene encoding protein mono-ADP-ribosyltransferase PARP12-like, producing the protein MSSYSRVINHATSILCSNKGSLAFQQLHRKVFQRVEITEDDFWYIVKKCSRFVMVRNQERTDEWGTDCVIVAKTSLRLCKNYTKQDCRDCQELHLCKYFVYGNCRFGKGRKQCKFSHDVRSEHNYTLLRECTLHELHEDDLFLLLLQNDPTLLPEVCSHYNKGSGPHGACTFRDGCTKVHMCMHFVQDDCMFGPKCKRQHVIDQHGRRMLEERGLSGDIINDLPFVYQNLHRLNTPTTPYNAKERVGELVSRPVIKKEDRKEICLHFIRRNCRFQDQCICVHFNLPYKWEVFDGNDWIHLHHTEDIERAFCDPRNTHSPGSRPVDFLTMTQESDPVRRLSTVSSVTKPAHYILTTEWLWYYKGDHENWIEFGRPDDKQRRTSLSSRELEEAYLADGSAEVTIMKGHRNYYLSFQDMYQRNPKHNTKRRVRRRPRFISIMEVENKTAP; encoded by the exons ATGTCCAGTTACTCCAGAGTAATTAATCATGCCACCAGTATATTATGCAGCAACAAAGGTTCCCTAGCCTTCCAGCAATTGCACAGGAAAGTATTCCAGCGTGTTGAAATAACTGAGGACGACTTTTGGTACATTGTAAAGAAGTGTTCTCGGTTTGTTATGGTGCGGAACCAAGAGAGAACGGACGAATGGGGAACTGACTGTGTGATTGTCGCCAAAACGTCGCTGCGACTATGCAAAAATTACACAAAACAAGATTGCAGAGATTGCCAGGAGCTTCACCTTTGCAAATATTTTGTTTATGGAAACTGTAGATTTGGGAAAGGCAG GAAGCAGTGCAAGTTCTCACATGACGTGCGTTCGGAGCATAACTACACACTCCTGAGGGAGTGCACTCTGCATGAGCTGCACGAGGATGACTTGTTCCTGTTACTGCTGCAGAATGATCCCACCCTGCTGCCGGag GTGTGCTCTCACTACAACAAGGGCTCTGGGCCCCACGGCGCATGCACCTTCAGGGATGGCTGCACCAAAGTGCACATGTGCATGCACTTTGTGCAGGATGACTGCATGTTCGGGCCTAAGTGCAAGAGGCAGCACGTCATCGACCAGCATGGCCGTCGCATGCTGGAGGAGAGGGGCCTCAGCGGTGACATCATCAACGATCTGCCTTTTGTTTACCAGAACCTCCACCGCCTCAACACACCCACTACACCCTACAATGCTAAAG AGCGTGTAGGTGAGCTGGTCTCCAGGCCTGTGATCAAgaaagaggacaggaaggagattTGTCTGCATTTCATACGCAGGAACTGTAGATTCCAGG ACCAGTGTATCTGTGTGCATTTTAACCTGCCCTATAAGTGGGAGGTGTTTGATGGGAACGACTGGATACACCTGCATCACACTGAGGACATCGAGAGAGCCTTCTGTGATCCCCGGAACACACACAG tccaggATCTCGGCCAGTAGACTTCCTAACGATGACACAGGAGTCGGACCCCGTGCGGCGCCTCTCCACGGTTTCCTCTGTAACAAAGCCAGCTCACTACATCCTGACCACTGAGTGGCTGTGGTACTACAAGGGCGACCACGAGAACTGGATTGAGTTTGGAAGACCT GACGATAAACAGCGTAGAACGTCCCTCTCGTCCCGGGAGCTGGAGGAAGCGTACCTGGCAGACGGATCTGCTGAGGTCACCATTATGAAAGGTCACCGCAACTACTACCTCAGTTTTCAAG ACATGTACCAGCGGAACCCCAAACACAACACCAAGAGGAGGGTGCGTCGCCGACCACGCTTCATCTCCATCATGGAAGTGGAGAACAAGACTgcaccgtag
- the LOC129865319 gene encoding KICSTOR subunit 2-like, giving the protein MMETPREEELRPVPRERAILESFFTQLGMFSFDRAKDYVEKEKDSSKSAGAIWAALLAAFAHLAAAEKAYHNMTFLGQKLGGQSFFSRKDSIRTIYTSLFNALRKVVTMGRHAQPGSAPYLEDLLSHLSEQLCHFTQARMEMADLYEKMHALGSQKNINSEELVATLEAVLQKYSSRFHHPILGRLEGGFQTEVDVVTQLLRCQAQVSEWHFLPALLSLHGASSKLTAWGQLFQRQRETRKHLFGGQSQKAVQPPHLYVWLQRLQGALLAKFSFYFHEALSRQTVSADMKALTARTAPDYHGKICSFIRKHDANNVSLVFDNRGLDSFQGHGYHHPHSYREAPKGVEQFPAVVSLPGGERPLTHWPNVIMMMGDREAELNTLEKVVHFYDDKVQSTYYLTRPESHFTLVVIFDGRKSEKDSHITAFLQEISGSLRNSKPFSTLKPGSKG; this is encoded by the exons ATGATGGAGACTCCGCGTGAGGAGGAACTGCGGCCGGTGCCTCGTGAGCGGGCGATTCTGGAGAGTTTCTTCACGCAGCTCGGAATGTTCTCGTTCGACCGGGCGAAAGATTATgtggagaaagagaaggacagtAGCAAGAGCGCAGGGGCCATCTGGGCCGCTCTCCTTGCCGCCTTCGCACACCTTGCCGCAGCGGAGAAGGCCTATCACAACATGACGTTCCTGGGACAAAAACTGG GCGGACAGTCGTTCTTCAGCCGCAAGGACTCCATCCGCACCATCTACACCTCCCTGTTCAACGCGCTGAGGAAGGTGGTGACCATGGGGCGCCACGCCCAGCCAGGCTCCGCACCCTACCTGGAGGACCTGCTGTCTCACCTGTCGGAGCAGCTGTGCCACTTCACCCAGGCCCGCATGGAGATGGCTGACCTGTACGAGAAGATGCACGCGCTGGGCAGCCAGAAGAACATCAACTCAGAGGAGCTGGTCGCCACCCTCGAGGCAGTGCTGCAGAAATACAGCTCCAG GTTCCACCACCCCATCCTGGGCCGCTTGGAGGGGGGCTTCCAGACAGAGGTGGATGTGGTGACACAGCTCCTGCGCTGCCAGGCACAGGTGTCAGAGTGGCACTTCCTGCCCGCCCTGCTCAGCCTGCACGGGGCTAGCTCTAAGCTCACTGCCTGGGGACAGCTCTTCCAGCGCCAGAGGGAGACCCGCAAACACCTGTTCGGAGGCCAGTCCCAGAAGGCAGTGCAGCCACCCCACCTGTACGTGTGGCTGCAGCGCCTCCAGGGGGCGCTCCTGGCTAAATTCAGCTTCTACTTTCATGAGGCGCTGAGCAGGCAGACGGTGTCCGCAGACATGAAGGCCCTGACAGCACGCACGGCGCCCGATTACCACGGCAAGATCTGTTCGTTTATCCGCAAACACGATGCCAACAACGTGTCGCTGGTGTTCGACAACCGCGGCTTGGACAGCTTCCAGGGCCACGGCTACCACCACCCGCATTCGTACCGCGAGGCGCCCAAGGGTGTGGAGCAGTTCCCCGCCGTGGTGTCCCTTCCCGGGGGCGAGCGGCCACTCACGCACTGGCCCAACGTCATCATGATGATGGGCGACCGCGAGGCGGAGCTCAACACGCTGGAGAAGGTGGTACACTTCTACGACGACAAAGTCCAGAGCACTTACTACCTGACCCGACCAGAATCGCACTTCACCCTGGTGGTCATCTTCGATGGCAGGAAGTCCGAGAAGGACTCGCACATCACCGCCTTCCTGCAGGAGATCTCTGGCTCGCTAAGGAACTCCAAACCATTCAGCACCCTCAAACCTGGCTCcaaaggctga